In Phocoena sinus isolate mPhoSin1 chromosome X, mPhoSin1.pri, whole genome shotgun sequence, a genomic segment contains:
- the LOC116747169 gene encoding heterogeneous nuclear ribonucleoprotein A3-like — MLGVPDLLPGMGGGEESLADCTGDSSHRCRRGEESHDPKEPEQLRKLFIGGLSFETTDDSLREHFEKWGTLTDCVVMRDPQTKRSRGFGFVTYSCVEEVDAAMCARPHKVDGRVVEPKRAVSREDSVKPGAHLTVKKIFVGGIKEATEEYNLRDYFEKYGKIETIEVMEDRQSGKKGGFAFVTFDDHDTVDKIVFQKYHTLNGHNCEVKKALSKQEMQSAGSQRGHGGGSGNFMGRGGNFGGGGGNLGCGGNFGGRGGYGGGGGGSRGSYGGGDGGYNGFGGNGGNYGGGPGYSSRGGYGGGGPGYGNQGGGYGGDGGGYDGYNEGGNFGGNYGGGGSYNDFGNYSGQQHSNYGPMKGGSFGGRSSGSPYGGGYGSGGGSGGYGSRRF; from the exons ATGCTCGGGGTGCCCGACCTGTTAccagggatggggggtggggaagagagccTGGCTGACTGCACAGGAG ACTCCAGCCATCGCTGCCGCCGGGGGGAGGAGAGCCATGATCCAAAGGAACCAGAacagttgagaaaactgtttATTGGTGGTCTGAGCTTTGAAACTACAGATGATAGCTTAAGAGAACATTTTGAGAAATGGGGCACACTTACAGATTGTGTGGTGATGAGAGACCCCCAAACAAAACGTTCCAGGGGCTTTGGTTTTGTTACTTACTCTTGTGTTGAAGAGGTGGATGCAGCAATGTGTGCTCGACCACACAAGGTTGATGGGCGTGTAGTGGAACCAAAGAGAGCTGTTTCTAGAGAGGATTCTGTAAAGCCTGGTGCCCATCTAACAGTGAAGAAAATTTTTGTTGGTGGTATTAAAGAAGCTACAGAAGAATATAATTTGAGAGACTACTTTGAAAAGTATGGCAAGATTGAAACCATAGAGGTTATGGAAGACAGGCAGAGTGGAAAAAAGGGAGGATTTGCTTTTGTAACTTTTGATGATCATGATACAGTTgataaaattgtttttcagaaataCCACACTCTTAATGGGCATAATTGTGAAGTGAAAAAGGCCCTTTCTAAACAAGAAATGCAATCTGCTGGATCACAAAGAGGTCATGGAGGTGGATCTGGCAACTTTATGGGTCGTGGAGGAAACTTTGGAGGTGGTGGAGGTAACTTGGGCTGTGGTGGAAACTTTGGTGGAAGAGGAGGctatggtggtggaggtggtggcagCAGAGGTAGTTAtggaggaggtgatggtggaTATAATGGATTTGGAGGCAACGGTGGTAACTATGGCGGTGGTCCTGGTTACAGTAGTAGAGGAGGCTATGGTGGTGGTGGACCAGGATATGGAAACCAAGGTGGTGGATATGGTGGCGATGGTGGAGGATATGATGGTTACAATGAAGGAGGAAATTTTGGAGGTAACTATGGTGGTGGTGGAAGCTATAATGATTTTGGAAATTATAGTGGACAACAGCATTCAAATTATGGACCCATGAAGGGGGGCAGTTTTGGTGGAAGAAGCTCGGGAAGTCCCTATGGTGGTGGTTATGGATCTGGTGGTGGAAGTGGTGGATATGGTAGCAGAAGGTTctaa